One stretch of Pseudomonas sp. NC02 DNA includes these proteins:
- a CDS encoding acyl-CoA thioesterase, protein MIELEQEDPIPQGDLALQITALPRETNGFGDIFGGWLVAQMDLAGTAMASKVAGGRVATVAIDRMAFLVPVAVGAQLSFYTQALEIGRSSIQMMVEVWSDDPLSSEWRKVTEAVFVFVAIDGSGRTRSVPSRAR, encoded by the coding sequence ATGATCGAACTCGAACAAGAAGATCCTATCCCGCAAGGCGATCTCGCCCTGCAAATCACCGCACTCCCGCGTGAAACCAACGGTTTCGGCGACATCTTCGGCGGCTGGCTGGTCGCGCAGATGGACCTGGCCGGCACCGCCATGGCGAGCAAGGTTGCCGGTGGCCGCGTAGCCACCGTGGCGATTGATCGCATGGCATTCCTGGTGCCCGTGGCCGTCGGCGCGCAGTTGTCCTTCTACACCCAGGCCCTGGAAATCGGCCGCAGCTCGATCCAGATGATGGTCGAAGTGTGGAGCGACGACCCGCTGTCCAGCGAATGGCGCAAAGTCACCGAGGCGGTGTTTGTGTTCGTTGCCATCGATGGCAGCGGCCGCACCCGCTCGGTTCCGTCGCGGGCGCGTTAA
- a CDS encoding D-hexose-6-phosphate mutarotase has product MSTPNVETVKLDELNAWRIRHNGAELVVAQQGAHIVSYQRTGEKPLIWPNDQVLFKKGKGIRTGVPVCWPWFGVFDRNPQSVKAMYQGAEPAGAHGFVRTADWTLAGVEAEGTALRVELELPVPEGGFPGWPHQVDLKMSILLDDQLHIRLTSHNHGAETVSLSQALHSYFAVSDVRNVQVDGLDGRDYIDTADGWTPKQQSGLLHFTAETDRIYLDTPTQVNIVDKDWQRRVQLTSTGSRSTVIWNPWTERAKAFSDMADDGWQGMLCIETANVLDDVVTLAPGESHTLGVSISGIAL; this is encoded by the coding sequence ATGTCTACGCCCAACGTTGAAACCGTAAAACTGGATGAGCTGAACGCTTGGCGCATCCGCCACAACGGCGCCGAATTGGTGGTGGCCCAGCAAGGCGCGCACATCGTGAGTTACCAGCGCACCGGCGAGAAGCCGCTGATCTGGCCCAACGATCAGGTGCTGTTCAAGAAAGGCAAAGGCATTCGTACCGGCGTGCCGGTGTGCTGGCCGTGGTTTGGCGTATTCGACCGCAACCCGCAGAGCGTCAAGGCCATGTACCAGGGCGCCGAGCCGGCCGGTGCCCATGGTTTCGTGCGGACCGCTGACTGGACGTTGGCTGGCGTTGAGGCTGAAGGTACAGCGCTGAGGGTTGAGCTGGAGCTGCCGGTGCCTGAAGGTGGCTTCCCGGGTTGGCCGCATCAGGTCGACCTGAAGATGAGCATCCTGCTGGATGATCAACTGCACATCCGCCTGACCAGCCACAACCACGGCGCCGAGACCGTCAGCCTCAGCCAGGCGCTGCACAGCTATTTTGCGGTCAGCGATGTACGCAACGTGCAGGTCGACGGCCTGGACGGGCGGGACTATATCGATACCGCCGACGGCTGGACGCCAAAGCAGCAATCCGGGCTGCTGCACTTCACCGCCGAGACCGACCGCATCTACCTCGACACCCCGACTCAAGTGAACATCGTCGATAAAGACTGGCAGCGCCGCGTTCAGCTCACCAGCACAGGCTCGCGCTCGACGGTGATCTGGAACCCGTGGACCGAACGTGCCAAGGCTTTCAGCGACATGGCCGACGACGGCTGGCAGGGCATGTTGTGCATCGAGACCGCGAATGTGCTGGACGATGTGGTGACGCTGGCGCCGGGTGAAAGCCATACCCTGGGCGTGAGCATCAGCGGTATCGCCCTGTAA
- a CDS encoding DUF3299 domain-containing protein: protein MRRLLLSLLLCTGLAHAGELPETDWLELMPKSDQKALEEMPEIDHNSPEAQGTFTAKGGLKQSKGLPAVMYSTKTVAAMNGKNIRIGGYPVPLETDAKGRSTLFFLVPYPGACIHVPPPPPNQLVLVRYPKGLKLDDIYTPLWVTGTLKVEKVNNDLADAAYALDAGKVRAVKESDL, encoded by the coding sequence ATGCGCCGTCTTCTGTTATCCCTTCTTCTATGCACCGGGTTGGCCCACGCTGGCGAACTGCCGGAAACCGACTGGCTGGAACTGATGCCCAAGTCGGACCAGAAAGCCCTCGAAGAAATGCCGGAAATCGACCACAACTCCCCGGAAGCCCAAGGCACGTTCACCGCAAAGGGTGGCCTGAAGCAGAGCAAGGGTTTGCCGGCGGTTATGTATTCCACCAAGACGGTGGCTGCCATGAACGGCAAGAATATTCGCATTGGCGGCTACCCCGTGCCGCTGGAAACCGACGCCAAGGGTCGCAGCACGCTGTTCTTCCTGGTGCCTTATCCGGGCGCCTGCATCCACGTGCCGCCACCGCCGCCCAACCAGTTGGTGCTGGTGCGTTATCCCAAGGGCTTGAAGCTGGATGACATCTACACGCCGCTGTGGGTGACGGGCACGCTGAAGGTGGAGAAGGTCAACAATGACCTGGCCGATGCGGCGTATGCGTTGGATGCGGGGAAGGTGCGGGCGGTCAAGGAATCGGATCTCTGA
- a CDS encoding GlsB/YeaQ/YmgE family stress response membrane protein, producing the protein MGIIGTIFIGLIVGLLARFLKPGDDSMGWIMTILLGIAGSLVATYGGQALGIYQAGQGAGFIGALVGAVVLLVIYGLLKKK; encoded by the coding sequence ATGGGTATCATTGGGACCATCTTTATCGGTTTGATCGTCGGCCTGCTGGCGCGTTTCCTGAAGCCAGGCGACGACAGCATGGGCTGGATCATGACCATCCTGCTGGGTATCGCCGGTTCGCTGGTTGCGACCTATGGTGGCCAGGCACTGGGTATCTATCAGGCGGGCCAGGGCGCAGGCTTCATTGGTGCGCTGGTGGGTGCCGTGGTGCTGCTGGTGATCTACGGTCTGCTGAAAAAGAAGTAA
- a CDS encoding 5-(carboxyamino)imidazole ribonucleotide synthase → MKIGVIGGGQLGRMLALAGTPLGMNFAFLDPAPDACAAALGEHLRADYSDPDHLRQLADEVDLVTFEFESVPAETVAFLSQFVPVYPSAEALRIARDRWFEKSMFKDLGIPTPAFADIQSQADLDAAVASIGLPAVLKTRTLGYDGKGQKVLRTAADVVGTFAELGSVGCLLEGFVPFTGEVSLIAVRARDGETRFYPLVHNTHDSGILKLSVASTDHPLQALAEDYSSRVLKQLDYVGVMAFEFFEVDGGLKANEIAPRVHNSGHWTTEGAECSQFENHLRAVAGLPLGSTAKVGESAMLNFIGVVPPVDRVIAIDDCHLHHYGKAFKAGRKVGHANLRCKDRATLQAQILKVEALIAEQ, encoded by the coding sequence ATGAAAATCGGTGTAATCGGTGGCGGCCAACTGGGCCGCATGCTGGCCCTGGCGGGTACGCCGCTGGGGATGAACTTCGCTTTCCTGGATCCGGCACCAGATGCCTGTGCAGCTGCCCTGGGTGAACACCTGCGTGCGGACTACAGCGACCCGGATCACCTGCGCCAACTGGCCGATGAAGTCGACCTGGTGACCTTCGAGTTTGAAAGCGTCCCGGCTGAAACCGTGGCCTTCCTGTCGCAGTTCGTGCCGGTATACCCGAGCGCCGAAGCCTTGCGCATCGCTCGTGACCGCTGGTTCGAGAAGAGCATGTTCAAGGACCTGGGCATCCCGACACCGGCTTTCGCCGACATCCAGTCCCAGGCTGACCTGGACGCCGCAGTCGCCTCCATCGGCCTGCCGGCCGTGTTGAAGACCCGCACCCTGGGTTACGACGGCAAGGGCCAGAAAGTCCTGCGCACCGCCGCCGACGTGGTCGGTACCTTCGCCGAACTGGGCAGCGTCGGCTGCCTGCTGGAAGGTTTCGTGCCGTTCACCGGTGAAGTCTCGCTGATTGCCGTGCGTGCCCGCGATGGCGAAACGCGTTTCTACCCGCTGGTGCACAACACCCACGACAGCGGCATCCTCAAACTGTCCGTGGCCAGCACTGACCACCCGCTGCAAGCCCTGGCCGAAGATTATTCGAGCCGTGTGCTGAAGCAACTGGATTACGTCGGCGTGATGGCGTTCGAGTTCTTTGAAGTCGACGGTGGCCTCAAGGCCAACGAAATCGCCCCGCGCGTGCACAACTCCGGGCACTGGACCACCGAAGGCGCCGAGTGCAGCCAGTTCGAAAACCACCTGCGGGCGGTAGCGGGCTTGCCATTGGGCTCCACGGCAAAAGTCGGCGAGAGCGCCATGCTCAACTTCATCGGCGTGGTGCCGCCGGTTGATCGCGTGATCGCGATTGATGACTGCCATCTGCATCACTACGGCAAGGCGTTCAAGGCCGGGCGCAAGGTCGGCCACGCCAACCTGCGCTGCAAGGATCGCGCGACGCTGCAAGCGCAGATCCTCAAGGTCGAAGCGCTGATCGCCGAGCAATAA
- the purE gene encoding 5-(carboxyamino)imidazole ribonucleotide mutase, giving the protein MSALVGVIMGSKSDWSTLSHTADMLEKLGIPYEVKVVSAHRTPDLLFQYADEAESRGIEVIIAGAGGAAHLPGMCAAKTHLPVLGVPVQSSMLSGVDSLLSIVQMPAGIPVATLAIGKAGAINAALLSASILGAKHPQFHAALKKFRAEQTDSVLDNPDPRIA; this is encoded by the coding sequence ATGAGTGCATTGGTTGGCGTGATCATGGGCTCCAAGTCCGATTGGTCCACCCTTAGCCACACCGCCGATATGCTGGAAAAACTCGGCATTCCCTACGAAGTGAAGGTGGTTTCCGCCCACCGCACTCCGGATTTGCTGTTCCAGTATGCCGATGAAGCAGAATCCCGTGGCATCGAGGTAATCATCGCCGGTGCCGGCGGCGCAGCTCACCTGCCAGGCATGTGTGCAGCCAAGACTCACCTGCCAGTGCTGGGCGTACCGGTGCAGTCGTCGATGCTCTCGGGCGTGGATTCGCTGTTGTCCATCGTGCAGATGCCCGCCGGTATTCCGGTGGCCACCCTGGCGATCGGCAAGGCCGGCGCGATCAACGCTGCCTTGTTGTCCGCCAGCATCCTCGGCGCCAAGCACCCGCAGTTCCACGCGGCGCTGAAAAAATTCCGTGCTGAGCAGACAGACAGCGTCCTGGACAATCCAGACCCACGCATTGCCTGA
- a CDS encoding LysR substrate-binding domain-containing protein → MNLESKWLEDFSALAATRSFSQAAERRFVTQPAFSRRIRSLEAALGLTLVNRSRTPVELTAAGQLFLVTARTVVEQLGEVLRHLHHLEGGQGEVMQVAAAHSLALGFFPRWIAQLRNEGLNIATRLVATNVGDAVHALREGGCDLMLAFYDPDAAMQMDPEIFPSLHLGNTEMLPVCAADADGKPLFDLEGEGSVPLLAYSAGAFLGRSVNLLLRQRALRFTTIYETAMADSLKSMALEGLGIAWVPQLSVRAELARGELVVCGGPQWHVPLEIRLYRCALVRKANVRLLWRKLEGGAAQNT, encoded by the coding sequence ATGAACCTTGAAAGCAAATGGCTGGAAGACTTTAGCGCCCTGGCTGCCACCCGCAGCTTCTCCCAGGCGGCTGAGCGGCGCTTCGTCACCCAGCCGGCGTTCAGTCGGCGCATCCGCAGCCTGGAGGCGGCGCTGGGGCTGACCCTGGTCAATCGCTCGCGCACGCCGGTCGAACTGACGGCGGCGGGGCAGTTGTTCCTGGTCACCGCGCGGACCGTGGTCGAGCAACTCGGCGAGGTGCTGCGCCACCTGCATCACCTGGAAGGCGGGCAGGGCGAAGTCATGCAAGTGGCGGCGGCGCACTCCCTGGCCCTGGGTTTCTTCCCGCGCTGGATCGCGCAGTTGCGCAACGAAGGGCTGAACATCGCCACGCGGTTGGTCGCCACCAACGTGGGCGACGCCGTGCATGCGCTGCGTGAAGGCGGTTGCGATTTGATGCTGGCGTTCTACGACCCGGATGCGGCGATGCAGATGGACCCGGAGATCTTCCCGTCGCTGCACCTGGGCAACACCGAGATGCTGCCGGTGTGCGCCGCCGATGCCGACGGCAAGCCGTTGTTCGACCTGGAAGGCGAGGGCAGCGTGCCGCTGCTGGCCTACAGCGCCGGAGCTTTCCTGGGGCGCTCGGTAAACCTGCTGCTGCGCCAGCGGGCGCTGCGCTTTACCACGATTTACGAAACGGCCATGGCCGACAGCCTGAAAAGCATGGCCCTTGAGGGCTTGGGCATTGCCTGGGTGCCGCAGTTGAGCGTGCGCGCCGAGCTGGCCCGGGGTGAACTGGTGGTGTGCGGCGGCCCGCAATGGCATGTGCCGCTGGAGATCCGGTTGTATCGCTGTGCGTTGGTGCGCAAGGCGAACGTGCGGTTGTTGTGGCGCAAGCTGGAAGGCGGCGCGGCGCAGAACACCTGA
- the aspA gene encoding aspartate ammonia-lyase, with translation MSSAASFRTEKDLLGVLEVPAQAYYGIQTLRAVNNFRLSGVPISHYPKLVVGLAMVKQAAADANRELGQLSEAKHAAISEACARLIRGDFHEEFVVDMIQGGAGTSTNMNANEVIANIALEAMGHSKGEYQYLHPNNDVNMAQSTNDAYPTAIRLGLLLGHDALLASLDSLIQAFAAKGEEFSHVLKMGRTQLQDAVPMTLGQEFRAFATTLGEDLARLKTLAPELLTEVNLGGTAIGTGINADPRYQALAVQRLATISGQPLVPAADLIEATSDMGAFVLFSGMLKRTAVKLSKICNDLRLLSSGPRTGINEINLPARQPGSSIMPGKVNPVIPEAVNQVAFQIIGNDLALTIAAEGGQLQLNVMEPLIAYKIFDSIRLLQRAMDMLREHCIVGITANEARCRELVEHSIGLVTALNPYIGYENATRIARIALESGRGVLELVREEGLLDDAMLDDILRPENMIAPRLVPLKA, from the coding sequence ATGTCCTCCGCTGCATCTTTCCGCACAGAAAAAGACCTGCTTGGCGTACTCGAAGTACCCGCTCAAGCGTATTACGGCATCCAGACCCTGCGAGCGGTGAACAACTTCCGTCTCTCGGGCGTTCCGATTTCGCATTACCCGAAATTGGTGGTCGGCCTGGCAATGGTCAAGCAGGCAGCTGCTGACGCCAACCGCGAGCTGGGCCAACTCAGCGAAGCCAAGCACGCTGCCATCAGCGAAGCCTGTGCCCGTCTGATCCGCGGCGATTTCCACGAAGAGTTCGTGGTGGACATGATTCAAGGCGGCGCTGGCACTTCAACCAACATGAATGCCAACGAAGTCATCGCCAACATCGCGCTGGAGGCCATGGGCCACAGCAAGGGCGAATACCAATACCTGCACCCCAACAACGACGTGAACATGGCGCAGTCGACCAACGACGCCTACCCGACCGCGATCCGCCTGGGTCTGCTGCTGGGCCACGACGCGCTGTTGGCCAGCCTCGACAGCCTGATCCAGGCGTTCGCTGCCAAGGGTGAAGAATTCAGCCACGTCCTGAAAATGGGCCGTACCCAGCTGCAAGACGCCGTGCCGATGACCCTCGGCCAGGAATTCCGTGCCTTCGCCACCACCCTCGGTGAAGACCTGGCCCGCCTGAAGACCCTGGCGCCTGAGCTGCTGACCGAAGTGAACCTGGGCGGCACCGCCATCGGTACCGGCATCAACGCCGACCCGCGTTACCAGGCCCTGGCCGTCCAGCGCCTGGCGACCATCAGCGGCCAGCCGCTGGTACCGGCTGCCGACCTGATCGAAGCCACCTCCGACATGGGCGCTTTCGTGCTGTTCTCCGGCATGCTCAAGCGTACCGCGGTGAAGCTGTCGAAGATCTGCAACGACCTGCGCCTGCTGTCCAGCGGCCCGCGCACCGGCATCAACGAAATCAACCTGCCGGCGCGTCAGCCAGGCAGCTCGATCATGCCCGGCAAGGTCAACCCGGTGATCCCGGAAGCCGTGAACCAGGTGGCGTTCCAAATCATCGGTAACGATTTGGCGCTGACCATCGCGGCCGAAGGCGGCCAGCTGCAACTGAACGTGATGGAGCCGCTGATCGCCTACAAGATCTTCGACTCGATCCGCCTGTTGCAACGCGCCATGGACATGCTGCGCGAGCACTGCATCGTCGGCATCACTGCCAACGAAGCCCGCTGCCGCGAGCTGGTGGAACACTCCATCGGCCTGGTCACCGCGCTGAACCCGTACATCGGCTATGAAAACGCCACCCGCATCGCCCGTATCGCCCTTGAAAGCGGCCGCGGCGTGCTGGAACTGGTGCGCGAAGAAGGCTTGCTCGACGACGCCATGCTCGACGACATCCTGCGCCCCGAAAACATGATTGCCCCACGCTTGGTGCCTCTGAAGGCCTAA
- a CDS encoding sodium:alanine symporter family protein yields the protein MLEVINDFLSGKVLIVLIVGLGGYFTIRSRFVQLRHFFHMFSVFRDSLKSSAGQLSSFQALMLSLAGRVGAGNIAGVGIAVTLGGPGAVFWMWVTALVGMSSSFIECSLGQLYKRTDAEGTYRGGPAYYIQHGLHKRWLGMVMAFLLLVTFGFAFNGLQAHAVTHSLNNAFGLDTTYTGLALAVLLGLVFIGGIKRIASIADLLVPVKTLVYIAVTLYVIVLQFDHVPAMLATIVKSAFGLDQAFGGLVGSAIIMGVKRGVFANEAGLGSAPNVAAVASVEHPIAQGVVQAFSVFLDTFVICTCTALLILLSGFYTPGFEGDGIALTQNSLAAVVGDWGRMFISVALALFVFTSIMYNYYLGESNLRFIVGDNRKVLMGYRALVLVLIFWGSIENLSTVFAFADITMTMLAFVNLFALAFLFKIAMRILNDYDGQRAAGIKTPVFDSSKFPDLDLDRKAWPANPVKPEPAAQATAELNAQAQR from the coding sequence ATGCTAGAAGTCATCAACGACTTCCTCTCAGGGAAAGTATTGATCGTGCTCATTGTCGGGCTCGGTGGTTACTTCACGATCCGCTCGCGTTTCGTTCAGTTGCGTCACTTTTTCCACATGTTTTCGGTGTTTCGCGACAGCCTGAAAAGCAGCGCCGGCCAGCTCAGTTCGTTCCAGGCGCTGATGCTCAGCCTCGCCGGGCGCGTGGGTGCCGGCAACATCGCAGGCGTCGGCATTGCCGTGACCCTGGGTGGCCCGGGCGCCGTATTCTGGATGTGGGTCACCGCACTGGTGGGCATGTCTTCGAGCTTTATCGAGTGCTCCCTCGGCCAACTGTACAAACGCACCGACGCTGAAGGCACCTACCGTGGTGGCCCGGCGTATTACATCCAGCACGGCCTGCACAAACGCTGGCTGGGCATGGTGATGGCGTTCCTGCTGCTGGTGACTTTCGGCTTCGCCTTCAATGGCCTGCAAGCCCACGCCGTCACCCACTCGCTGAACAACGCGTTTGGCCTCGACACCACCTACACCGGCCTGGCCCTGGCGGTGTTGCTGGGCCTGGTGTTCATCGGCGGGATCAAGCGTATCGCCTCGATCGCCGACCTGCTGGTACCGGTCAAGACCCTGGTCTACATCGCGGTGACCCTGTACGTGATCGTGCTGCAATTCGACCACGTGCCGGCCATGCTCGCGACCATCGTCAAGAGCGCTTTCGGCCTCGACCAGGCCTTCGGTGGCCTGGTGGGCAGCGCGATCATCATGGGTGTGAAACGCGGCGTGTTCGCCAACGAAGCCGGCCTGGGCAGTGCGCCTAACGTGGCGGCAGTCGCCTCGGTTGAACACCCGATCGCCCAAGGCGTGGTTCAGGCGTTCAGCGTGTTCCTCGACACCTTCGTCATCTGCACCTGCACCGCGCTGCTGATCCTGCTCTCGGGCTTCTACACCCCGGGCTTTGAAGGCGACGGCATTGCCCTGACCCAGAACTCCCTGGCGGCGGTGGTGGGTGACTGGGGCCGGATGTTCATCTCGGTGGCCCTGGCGTTGTTCGTGTTCACCTCGATCATGTACAACTACTACCTCGGCGAGAGCAACCTGCGCTTCATCGTAGGCGACAACCGCAAGGTGCTGATGGGCTACCGCGCGCTGGTGCTGGTGCTGATTTTCTGGGGTTCCATCGAGAACCTGAGCACCGTGTTTGCCTTCGCCGACATCACCATGACCATGCTGGCGTTCGTCAACCTGTTCGCCCTGGCGTTCCTGTTCAAGATCGCCATGCGCATCCTGAATGACTACGACGGCCAGCGTGCTGCGGGCATCAAGACCCCGGTGTTTGATTCCAGCAAGTTCCCGGACCTGGACCTGGACCGCAAGGCCTGGCCGGCAAATCCGGTGAAGCCTGAGCCAGCCGCTCAAGCGACCGCAGAACTGAACGCTCAAGCGCAACGCTAA
- a CDS encoding asparaginase yields the protein MQPANNVMVLYTGGTIGMQASANGLAPASGFEARMSEALAQLNMPAWRFREMSPLIDSANMTPAYWQRLRAAVVEAVDEGCDAVLVLHGTDTLAYSAAAMSFQLLGLPAPVLFTGSMLPAGVPDSDAWENVSGALAALGQGLAPGVQLYFHGALMAPTRCAKIRSFGRHPFAALQRNGGVAQAELVPAALHYRQAKALANVGVLPLVPGIAAAQLDALIDSGIQALVLECFGSGTGPSDNPQFLASLQRAQDNGVVVVAITQCHEGGVELDVYEAGSRLRGVGVLSGGGMTREAAFGKLNALIGAGLDNAEIRRLVELDLCGELS from the coding sequence ATGCAACCAGCCAACAACGTCATGGTGCTCTACACCGGCGGCACCATCGGCATGCAGGCCAGCGCCAACGGCCTGGCCCCCGCTTCGGGGTTTGAAGCGCGCATGAGCGAAGCCCTCGCCCAACTGAATATGCCAGCCTGGCGCTTTCGGGAAATGTCCCCGCTGATCGACAGTGCGAACATGACCCCCGCCTATTGGCAGCGCCTGCGCGCCGCCGTGGTTGAGGCGGTGGACGAGGGTTGCGACGCCGTACTGGTGCTGCACGGCACCGACACCCTGGCCTACAGCGCCGCGGCCATGAGTTTCCAACTGCTGGGCCTGCCCGCGCCGGTGCTGTTTACCGGCTCGATGCTGCCGGCCGGTGTGCCCGACAGCGATGCCTGGGAAAACGTCAGCGGTGCGTTGGCAGCCCTGGGCCAAGGCCTGGCGCCTGGCGTGCAACTGTACTTCCACGGTGCACTGATGGCCCCGACCCGTTGCGCGAAAATCCGCAGTTTTGGTCGCCATCCGTTTGCCGCGTTGCAGCGTAACGGCGGCGTCGCCCAAGCCGAGTTGGTTCCGGCGGCGCTGCATTACCGCCAGGCCAAGGCGCTGGCCAATGTGGGTGTGCTGCCACTGGTGCCGGGCATCGCCGCCGCGCAATTGGACGCGTTGATCGACAGCGGCATCCAGGCGCTGGTGCTGGAATGCTTCGGCAGCGGCACCGGGCCGAGCGACAACCCACAGTTCCTCGCCAGCCTGCAGCGCGCGCAGGATAACGGCGTGGTCGTGGTGGCAATCACCCAATGCCATGAAGGCGGTGTGGAGCTGGACGTGTACGAAGCCGGCAGCCGCTTGCGGGGCGTCGGGGTGTTGTCAGGTGGCGGGATGACCCGTGAAGCCGCG